The Onychomys torridus chromosome 4, mOncTor1.1, whole genome shotgun sequence genome includes a window with the following:
- the Nop10 gene encoding H/ACA ribonucleoprotein complex subunit 3 yields MFLQYYLNEQGDRVYTLKKFDPTGQQTCSAHPARFSPDDKYSRHRITIKKRFKVLMTQQPRPVL; encoded by the exons ATGTTTCTCCAGTATTACCTCAACGAACAGGGAGATCGCGTCTATACGTTGAAG AAATTTGACCCTACGGGACAACAGACTTGCTCTGCCCATCCTGCTCGGTTCTCTCCTGACGACAAATACTCAAGACACCGAATCACCATCAAGAAACGCTTCAAGGTGCTTATGACCCAGCAACCGCGCCCAGTTCTCTGA